A stretch of Ferribacterium limneticum DNA encodes these proteins:
- a CDS encoding CorA family divalent cation transporter: MSMANGESRSTSTQDEKSCAYVRLFHASLVWPLQLEPLAVDASDGRHWELFESRSNIHPWQRIDDEFTADASQFKERHYREFVSFLPYVQRFLYGEGRSRKSLPDDPPGNSPMHVFRRKDIARLRLTLRKGQAPIELHIVHLDLYFFHDLDVVQLNLEVRGNDLPLATVRDILFRFGRAYPSGWEEGGEGLHNVYLAEWIGLDGQVIARSDAEKREKYLSYVCEHRSPCISEHWASLLRPMVLAHSDEAGDLRYRLIEYQRMPVMAFLAVDQPRALSREDWVRLGLATMLHPNETLPINEPMVIEFEKRFCQDRFWTDSEAGPNTRFMCTGNAFTVVGDAAFPFFMDGERGVLAQFRHQYFLVFLIAHLHRASLLAFSEVLVDAVNDLDIRNDVSVRRFKRRIRANFETFLRFTHRYWFHELSERPHVQAMYRLCANHLRNDEMYDDVRDEIREMSHYLDSDSQRRQSNTVVRLTVITILGLIATVTTGYFGMNIIPFGEGSLLERAVHGLVATSIFIALVLFAVAKSKRLSDFLEAMSDERLTLLGKFRALWGVVGRTER; the protein is encoded by the coding sequence ATGAGTATGGCAAACGGCGAATCCCGAAGCACTTCAACGCAGGACGAAAAGAGTTGCGCTTACGTCCGGCTGTTTCACGCCAGCCTGGTCTGGCCGTTGCAGCTTGAACCGCTGGCCGTCGATGCTAGCGATGGTCGGCATTGGGAGCTGTTCGAGTCGCGCTCGAATATTCACCCGTGGCAAAGGATCGATGATGAATTCACGGCCGATGCCAGCCAGTTCAAGGAGCGTCATTACCGGGAATTCGTCTCCTTCCTGCCCTATGTCCAGCGCTTTCTCTATGGTGAGGGTCGGTCGCGCAAGTCCTTGCCGGATGATCCGCCAGGCAATTCGCCGATGCACGTATTCCGGCGCAAGGATATTGCCCGCTTGCGCCTGACGCTGCGCAAAGGGCAGGCGCCGATCGAGTTGCACATCGTTCATCTTGACCTTTATTTTTTCCACGATCTCGATGTGGTGCAGCTCAATCTGGAGGTTCGCGGCAACGATCTGCCGCTGGCGACGGTTCGTGACATCCTCTTCCGCTTTGGTCGAGCCTATCCGTCGGGTTGGGAGGAGGGCGGCGAGGGGCTTCACAACGTCTATCTCGCCGAGTGGATCGGACTTGATGGTCAGGTCATCGCCCGCTCCGACGCCGAAAAGCGGGAGAAATATCTCAGTTACGTCTGCGAGCATCGCAGCCCCTGTATTTCTGAGCATTGGGCCAGCCTGCTGCGTCCGATGGTGCTGGCGCATTCCGATGAGGCAGGGGATCTGCGTTACCGCCTGATCGAATATCAGCGCATGCCGGTCATGGCCTTCCTGGCGGTCGATCAGCCGCGCGCCCTGAGCCGCGAGGACTGGGTGCGATTAGGCCTGGCAACCATGTTGCACCCGAACGAGACCTTGCCGATCAACGAGCCGATGGTCATCGAATTCGAAAAGCGGTTCTGTCAGGATCGTTTCTGGACCGACAGTGAGGCCGGGCCGAATACCCGCTTCATGTGCACCGGCAACGCCTTTACGGTGGTTGGCGATGCGGCGTTTCCTTTCTTTATGGACGGTGAACGCGGGGTATTGGCCCAGTTCCGTCACCAGTATTTTCTGGTCTTCCTGATTGCCCATCTGCACCGGGCATCGTTGCTGGCTTTCTCAGAAGTGCTGGTCGATGCGGTCAATGACCTCGATATTCGCAACGACGTTTCGGTCCGTCGTTTCAAGCGGCGCATCCGGGCCAATTTCGAAACCTTCCTGCGCTTCACGCACCGCTACTGGTTCCATGAACTGTCCGAACGGCCGCACGTTCAGGCGATGTATCGGCTGTGTGCAAACCATTTGCGCAACGATGAGATGTACGACGATGTCCGCGACGAAATTCGCGAAATGAGTCACTACCTCGATAGCGATTCACAGCGCCGGCAGTCCAACACCGTTGTCAGGCTGACCGTGATCACCATTCTCGGCTTGATCGCGACCGTGACGACTGGCTACTTCGGCATGAACATCATCCCGTTCGGCGAAGGTTCCTTACTGGAGCGTGCCGTACACGGCCTGGTCGCGACGTCCATTTTCATCGCCCTGGTGCTGTTTGCCGTCGCCAAGTCAAAACGGCTTTCGGATTTCCTCGAAGCCATGTCGGATGAAAGACTGACGCTGCTGGGCAAATTTCGCGCGCTGTGGGGTGTGGTGGGGCGGACCGAGCGCTGA
- a CDS encoding GGDEF domain-containing response regulator: MTNKRKVLVADASKVVRASLTKQLAEHFEVREEASGESAWQTLVLDSAIVAVVSGLSLTRLDGLGLVERIRASKLSRLKNVPFFLVVSSSFSAEDRAHARNCGVTDFISKDASNLSLEGLIASLQEFRGEETEVLGGFVDRVSGVFQHDTVPPADDVLDDVGVRTDVGVSDIMGQLGGLAGLEEEEKTDTDVSDDVYCNEDAVLAQEKLEECLAKRLPHAIEGHGVGILAFGLDGYDALVSRYGAELAARTAQKFSFMLARKIRPEDCIGQLANGLVVIVAHSTTSPVCAGFANRICKAMAAAQISVRGKRIDLTVSVGIALVPDDGVVLSGQELLQLAYERLELARRAGGNRVAASSDYQGSGMGSCDAFVPQLKELLATVDPAVLRPCLGNVGLQLMPILKELERSFRFGLPIDEMNKRLWDRARAERMVT; the protein is encoded by the coding sequence ATGACGAATAAACGCAAGGTTCTGGTGGCTGATGCATCGAAAGTAGTTCGTGCCTCGCTGACCAAGCAACTGGCTGAGCATTTTGAAGTGCGAGAGGAAGCAAGTGGAGAGTCGGCATGGCAGACGCTCGTTCTCGACAGTGCCATTGTTGCCGTCGTTTCAGGCTTGAGCCTGACCCGGCTGGATGGGCTTGGCCTTGTCGAACGCATTCGGGCCAGCAAACTATCGCGTTTGAAAAATGTGCCTTTTTTTCTGGTGGTTTCCAGTTCCTTTTCGGCAGAAGACCGGGCACATGCGCGGAATTGCGGCGTAACGGACTTCATCTCCAAGGATGCCAGCAATCTTTCGCTGGAAGGTCTCATTGCCTCGCTGCAGGAATTTCGGGGTGAAGAGACCGAGGTGCTCGGGGGCTTTGTGGATCGTGTTTCCGGCGTCTTCCAACACGATACCGTGCCGCCGGCCGATGATGTACTCGATGATGTCGGGGTGCGGACCGACGTTGGGGTCAGCGACATCATGGGGCAGCTTGGCGGGCTGGCCGGGCTTGAGGAAGAAGAGAAAACGGATACCGATGTCTCTGATGACGTCTATTGCAACGAAGATGCCGTTCTGGCCCAGGAAAAGCTTGAGGAATGCCTGGCGAAGCGCTTGCCGCATGCCATAGAAGGCCACGGGGTGGGCATTCTGGCCTTTGGTCTGGATGGCTATGACGCCCTGGTTTCGCGCTATGGCGCCGAACTGGCAGCGAGAACCGCGCAGAAATTCTCCTTCATGCTGGCGAGAAAAATCAGGCCGGAGGACTGTATCGGCCAGCTCGCCAATGGCCTGGTCGTCATTGTGGCGCACTCGACGACATCGCCCGTTTGTGCCGGATTTGCCAATCGAATCTGCAAGGCAATGGCGGCGGCTCAGATATCGGTTCGCGGCAAGCGTATCGATCTGACGGTCAGCGTTGGTATCGCACTTGTTCCTGATGATGGCGTCGTATTGTCGGGGCAGGAACTGCTGCAACTGGCCTATGAGCGTCTGGAGCTTGCCAGACGTGCCGGTGGCAACCGGGTTGCGGCCAGTTCGGACTACCAAGGGTCCGGAATGGGTAGTTGTGACGCCTTCGTGCCGCAATTGAAGGAGCTTCTGGCTACGGTGGATCCGGCCGTTTTAAGGCCGTGTCTGGGGAATGTCGGCCTGCAACTGATGCCTATCCTAAAGGAACTCGAAAGAAGTTTCCGTTTCGGCCTGCCGATCGACGAAATGAACAAGCGCTTGTGGGACAGGGCGCGAGCCGAACGAATGGTGACCTGA
- a CDS encoding MASE3 domain-containing protein has protein sequence MLGNKDIGEHLFPTYLVVALTLLLALGNTLPPTKFFASPEHYLPLHSVLEFLALTISAMVFSLAWNLRTQPRSSNNLLMGIGLLVVCLIDLAHTLSYNGMPSLVTPSSPEKAINFWLAGRFIAALTLLAFATLPERTWSALTSGLMLSGGLVVAALVWWVGLFHADILPRTFVPGEGLTLFKIAAEYSLSFIYGSAALLLYFRSKKTHRPELGWIAAAAWILGLAEMFFTLYVDVTDLFNLLGHVYKALAYWMIYRALFAEGVRAPQRTLSRQAQRLAAILDGTNVGTWEWNVQTSTVIFNERWANIIGYELAELQPVNFETWIRFVHPDDIQTSRFLLEQHFSGEIPYYECVVRMRHKDGHWVWVLDRGRVATWAADGKPLWMFGTHQDITAQKMAEQELLSHRDHLEELVSVRTHDLSIAKEAADAASRAKSAFLSNMSHELRTPLHGILGLGNILKGKLNDPKCQLLLDKLLATASHMKDVVNNVLDLARIEAGRFVIENAVFSTSTLKEKLDSICGTNAQAKGLAYQADFNLPPQLHGDSVQILQVLINIVGNAVKFTEQGSISVRAFVLSDEGSRLRLCFEVRDTGIGIPPEKLESIFEDFEQADGGINRKYGGSGLGLAITRRLVQLMDGKTQVESQSGVGSVFRFEINVGKVPGQNAGAPPEASSTRSESLKGARILVVDDEPLNSMILTEILSELQVSVSLAENGQSALDQAKAELFDLILMDMQMPILNGLDATRQIRRIAGYEEIPIIALTANVQPEHKAQANEAGMNDFLGKPFNFDDLLAKVSYWLQATGWPENSIPETQRQPASIA, from the coding sequence ATGCTGGGAAACAAGGACATTGGGGAACACTTGTTCCCCACCTATCTGGTCGTTGCCTTGACCTTGCTTCTCGCACTGGGCAATACCCTGCCGCCGACCAAATTCTTCGCCTCACCGGAACACTACCTTCCGCTGCATAGCGTTCTCGAGTTCCTTGCTCTGACCATTTCGGCAATGGTTTTCAGCCTGGCCTGGAACCTGAGAACACAGCCCCGGAGCAGCAACAACCTGCTCATGGGGATTGGCCTGCTGGTGGTCTGCCTGATCGATCTGGCCCATACCCTGTCGTACAACGGGATGCCAAGCCTGGTAACGCCCAGTTCCCCGGAGAAAGCGATCAATTTCTGGCTGGCCGGCCGGTTTATTGCAGCGCTGACGCTTCTCGCCTTCGCAACCTTGCCGGAAAGAACATGGTCAGCCCTAACTTCCGGGCTGATGTTGTCTGGCGGGCTTGTGGTTGCCGCACTGGTTTGGTGGGTCGGTCTATTTCATGCGGACATTTTGCCCCGCACATTTGTACCGGGGGAAGGCCTGACCCTCTTCAAGATTGCCGCCGAATACAGTTTGAGTTTTATCTACGGTAGCGCAGCCCTGCTCCTGTATTTTCGCAGCAAGAAAACCCATCGCCCGGAGCTTGGCTGGATTGCTGCTGCAGCCTGGATACTCGGCCTGGCCGAGATGTTCTTTACGCTTTACGTGGATGTCACGGACCTTTTCAATCTCCTTGGGCATGTCTACAAGGCCCTTGCTTACTGGATGATTTATCGGGCCCTCTTCGCCGAAGGTGTACGCGCGCCCCAACGTACGCTCAGCCGGCAGGCGCAGCGCCTGGCCGCCATTCTGGACGGCACCAACGTCGGCACGTGGGAGTGGAATGTTCAGACCAGCACGGTCATTTTCAATGAACGCTGGGCCAACATCATCGGCTATGAACTGGCTGAACTTCAGCCGGTGAATTTCGAGACCTGGATCCGCTTTGTCCATCCGGACGATATTCAGACATCGCGATTTTTGCTTGAACAGCATTTTTCCGGCGAGATCCCCTATTACGAATGCGTTGTCCGCATGCGCCACAAGGATGGCCACTGGGTGTGGGTACTCGATCGGGGTCGCGTTGCGACTTGGGCTGCTGATGGCAAACCGCTCTGGATGTTTGGCACTCACCAGGACATCACGGCGCAAAAAATGGCCGAACAGGAGTTGTTATCCCATCGCGACCATCTGGAAGAACTGGTGAGTGTCAGAACACATGATCTGTCCATTGCCAAGGAAGCGGCCGATGCCGCGAGTCGGGCAAAAAGTGCCTTCCTGTCCAACATGAGTCACGAACTGCGAACGCCACTGCACGGCATTCTCGGCCTGGGCAACATTTTAAAAGGCAAGCTCAATGACCCAAAATGCCAGTTGCTGCTCGATAAATTACTGGCCACCGCTTCACACATGAAAGACGTGGTTAATAACGTCCTCGACCTGGCCCGCATCGAGGCAGGCCGATTTGTGATCGAAAATGCGGTTTTCTCGACCTCAACGCTGAAGGAAAAACTGGACTCGATCTGTGGCACCAACGCCCAGGCCAAAGGATTGGCATACCAGGCAGATTTCAATCTGCCGCCCCAACTTCACGGTGACTCGGTGCAGATTCTCCAGGTACTGATCAACATCGTCGGCAATGCAGTCAAATTTACCGAACAGGGCAGCATCAGCGTCCGCGCCTTCGTTCTCTCCGATGAGGGCTCCCGCCTGCGGCTGTGTTTTGAAGTCCGTGATACCGGCATCGGCATTCCACCGGAAAAGCTGGAAAGCATATTTGAAGATTTCGAACAGGCCGATGGCGGTATCAACCGGAAATACGGGGGTTCCGGCCTGGGCCTCGCCATCACCCGCCGACTGGTGCAATTGATGGATGGGAAAACACAGGTTGAGAGTCAGTCTGGCGTTGGCAGCGTCTTCCGCTTTGAAATCAATGTCGGAAAAGTGCCGGGCCAGAATGCCGGCGCGCCCCCGGAAGCTTCATCGACACGATCCGAGAGTCTCAAGGGGGCTCGCATACTGGTCGTCGATGACGAACCGCTGAATAGCATGATCCTGACCGAGATACTGTCCGAGCTTCAGGTCAGCGTATCACTGGCAGAAAATGGCCAAAGCGCCCTTGATCAGGCCAAGGCGGAACTTTTCGATCTGATCCTGATGGATATGCAGATGCCCATCCTGAATGGGTTGGACGCAACCCGACAAATTCGCCGTATCGCGGGGTATGAAGAAATCCCCATCATCGCCCTGACGGCCAATGTCCAGCCAGAGCACAAGGCGCAAGCCAACGAAGCCGGAATGAACGATTTCCTGGGAAAACCATTCAATTTCGATGACTTGCTGGCAAAAGTCAGCTACTGGCTGCAAGCGACAGGCTGGCCAGAGAACAGCATTCCGGAGACCCAGCGCCAGCCGGCTTCAATCGCCTGA
- the ilvB gene encoding acetolactate synthase large subunit, whose translation MTETLTGAQITIRLLERQGIRTVAGIPGGAILPIYDALGQSTAIHHVLARHEQGAGFMAQGMARATGQPAVCLASSGPGATNLLTAIADAKLDSIPLVAITGQVPKAMIGTDAFQEVDTYGLSIPITKHNFLVSSAEELLAVIPRAFEIAASGRPGPVLIDIPKDVQTQAIEISEWPEPGRAQPAAPADPVLIAEAASMINAAERPILYLGGGVVHSGAAESAVELAEKAGLPTVMTLMALGTMPVDHPLALGMLGMHAARYTNLALEECDLLIAIGARFDDRATGKVAAFCPQAKIIHIDIDPAELDKIKTAHIAITADVQEALNQLLPSVTQTNRTLWVERSNALKAEFPFDMSGSDNPRSHFGLIRTVAACLDNEATITTDVGQHQMWVAQAYPLRRPRQWLTSGGLGTMGFGVPAAIGAALAEPQRTVICFTGDGSILMNIQELVTAAEENVNIKIVLMDNATLGLVHQQQTLFYGERLFASQFKSSPDFIKIAQGFGIAAIDLDQAANPCAALMEAIARPGPCLIHVSIDAEQKVYPMVPPGAANRDMIGA comes from the coding sequence ATGACAGAAACCCTTACCGGCGCCCAGATCACCATCCGCCTGCTCGAACGCCAGGGCATCCGCACCGTTGCCGGCATTCCCGGCGGCGCCATCCTGCCGATCTACGATGCACTTGGGCAGTCGACCGCCATCCACCATGTGCTGGCCCGCCACGAGCAGGGAGCTGGCTTCATGGCTCAGGGCATGGCACGCGCTACCGGTCAGCCGGCCGTCTGCCTCGCATCCTCCGGCCCAGGTGCGACCAATCTGCTGACGGCCATCGCTGACGCCAAGCTCGACTCGATCCCGCTGGTTGCCATCACCGGGCAGGTACCCAAGGCGATGATCGGCACCGATGCTTTTCAGGAAGTCGACACCTACGGCCTTTCCATCCCGATCACCAAGCACAATTTCCTGGTTTCCTCAGCCGAAGAACTGCTCGCCGTGATTCCCCGCGCCTTCGAGATCGCCGCCTCGGGCCGGCCCGGGCCAGTACTGATCGACATCCCGAAGGACGTGCAGACCCAGGCGATCGAAATCAGCGAATGGCCGGAACCCGGCCGTGCCCAGCCCGCTGCTCCGGCCGACCCGGTGCTGATTGCCGAGGCGGCAAGCATGATCAATGCAGCCGAGCGGCCGATCCTCTATCTGGGCGGAGGTGTCGTGCACTCAGGCGCGGCAGAGAGTGCGGTCGAGCTTGCCGAAAAAGCCGGCTTGCCGACCGTGATGACGCTGATGGCACTCGGCACCATGCCGGTCGATCACCCACTGGCCCTTGGCATGCTGGGCATGCATGCCGCACGTTACACCAACCTGGCACTCGAAGAATGCGACCTGCTGATCGCCATCGGCGCCCGCTTTGACGATAGAGCGACCGGCAAGGTGGCTGCTTTTTGCCCGCAGGCGAAGATCATTCATATCGACATCGACCCGGCCGAACTCGACAAGATCAAGACGGCACACATCGCTATCACCGCTGATGTACAGGAGGCGCTCAACCAATTGCTACCAAGCGTGACTCAGACAAACCGAACGCTCTGGGTTGAGCGCAGCAATGCCTTGAAGGCTGAATTTCCGTTCGATATGTCCGGCAGCGACAACCCGCGTTCGCACTTCGGGCTGATCCGCACCGTTGCCGCCTGCCTGGACAATGAAGCGACCATCACCACCGACGTGGGCCAGCACCAGATGTGGGTGGCCCAAGCCTACCCACTGCGCCGGCCTCGCCAGTGGCTGACTTCCGGCGGCCTTGGCACCATGGGCTTCGGCGTACCGGCAGCTATCGGCGCCGCCCTGGCCGAGCCACAGCGCACCGTAATCTGCTTCACCGGCGACGGCTCCATCCTGATGAATATCCAGGAACTGGTCACCGCCGCCGAGGAAAACGTCAATATCAAAATCGTGCTGATGGATAACGCGACGCTCGGTCTGGTGCACCAGCAGCAGACGCTGTTCTATGGTGAACGACTATTTGCCTCACAGTTCAAATCGTCGCCGGACTTCATCAAGATCGCGCAGGGCTTCGGCATTGCTGCCATCGACCTCGATCAGGCGGCCAACCCGTGCGCCGCATTGATGGAAGCCATCGCCCGCCCGGGTCCCTGCCTGATCCACGTCAGCATTGATGCCGAGCAGAAGGTCTACCCCATGGTGCCGCCGGGTGCCGCCAACCGCGACATGATTGGAGCCTGA
- the ilvN gene encoding acetolactate synthase small subunit: MNAIAKNEQNALARAVLEIDVNNHPGVMSHVVGLFSRRAYNVEGILCLPVGDGSQSRIWLMLIEDQRLPQMMKQVEKLEDVIAIRRHNADHAVFQDLESFFRP, from the coding sequence ATGAACGCAATCGCGAAAAACGAACAAAACGCCCTTGCCCGCGCCGTGCTGGAAATCGACGTCAACAATCATCCCGGCGTGATGTCACACGTTGTCGGCCTGTTCTCCCGGCGCGCCTATAACGTCGAAGGCATCCTCTGCCTGCCAGTCGGCGATGGCAGCCAGAGCCGCATCTGGCTGATGCTCATTGAAGATCAACGTTTACCGCAGATGATGAAACAGGTGGAAAAACTAGAGGATGTCATCGCCATCCGCCGGCACAACGCGGACCATGCTGTGTTTCAGGATCTGGAGAGCTTCTTCCGACCCTGA
- a CDS encoding PilZ domain-containing protein, which translates to MRERRRAPRVYLKGHVSLSIGGHMLELPAADISVSGVGVLIDAAILGSKPSGEVGVCRIDSPDLGGTIEAYVSVMRIRRMGERRLVGLRFESISDDELELIREYKRKCRENPAAS; encoded by the coding sequence GTGAGAGAACGTCGTCGCGCCCCCCGTGTTTATCTGAAAGGTCACGTCAGTCTGAGTATTGGCGGGCACATGCTGGAGTTGCCGGCGGCGGATATATCGGTGTCTGGCGTCGGTGTGCTGATTGACGCTGCCATTCTGGGATCCAAGCCGAGTGGCGAAGTGGGCGTCTGCCGGATTGACTCGCCGGACCTGGGCGGTACGATCGAGGCCTACGTCAGCGTGATGCGGATCCGCCGCATGGGCGAGCGGCGCCTGGTCGGTCTGCGCTTCGAGTCGATCAGTGACGATGAGCTGGAACTGATCCGCGAATACAAGCGGAAGTGCCGGGAAAACCCGGCAGCTTCCTGA
- a CDS encoding bacteriohemerythrin, producing the protein MPITWDSRLDTGIDVIDAQHKRIVDYINDLEIAKIKGNKALTMEVIEQLIDYTQSHFGFEESMLEEAGYKFLKPHKKVHELFIKRVTEFTMRAAKGEDIADELHSMLAKWLLNHIANEDRDYSDTVKNMVGAEAAHHENNAVIPAARSGFISGLLGRFFR; encoded by the coding sequence ATGCCAATTACCTGGGATAGCAGGCTGGACACTGGGATTGACGTCATCGACGCCCAGCACAAAAGAATCGTCGATTACATCAACGATCTTGAAATTGCCAAGATCAAGGGCAACAAAGCGCTGACGATGGAAGTGATTGAACAGTTGATCGACTACACACAGTCACATTTCGGTTTTGAAGAATCAATGCTCGAGGAAGCTGGTTACAAATTCCTCAAGCCGCACAAGAAGGTGCACGAACTGTTCATCAAGCGGGTCACCGAATTCACCATGCGGGCAGCCAAAGGTGAAGACATTGCCGACGAACTGCACTCCATGCTGGCCAAATGGCTGCTCAACCATATCGCCAACGAAGACCGGGATTATTCTGACACGGTCAAGAATATGGTCGGCGCAGAGGCGGCGCACCACGAAAACAATGCGGTGATACCCGCTGCCCGCTCCGGTTTCATTTCCGGCTTGCTGGGACGCTTCTTCCGCTGA
- the menB gene encoding 1,4-dihydroxy-2-naphthoyl-CoA synthase, with amino-acid sequence MTHSIRWQSAHTYSDILYETSEGIAKITINRPERRNAFRPETVSELIDAFHRAHHDNAIGAIILTGAGNEAFCSGGDQKVRGEEGYIDEGGTPHLNVLDLQMQIRRLPKPVVAMVAGYAIGGGHVLHLVCDLSIAADNARFGQTGPRVGSFDAGLGAGLMARTIGLKRAKEVWLLCRQYDAATALDWGLVNAVVPVEKLEAETVAWCRDMLQLSPMALRMIKAGFNADTDGLAGIQELAGNATGLFYMSEEGQEGRNAWLERRPPDFGKYRKRP; translated from the coding sequence ATGACCCACAGCATCCGCTGGCAGAGCGCCCACACCTATTCCGACATCCTCTACGAAACCTCTGAGGGGATTGCCAAGATCACCATCAACCGGCCCGAGCGGCGCAATGCCTTCCGTCCGGAAACAGTCAGTGAATTGATCGACGCCTTCCACCGCGCCCATCACGACAATGCCATCGGTGCCATCATCCTGACCGGTGCCGGCAACGAAGCCTTCTGCTCTGGCGGTGACCAGAAGGTGCGCGGCGAAGAAGGCTATATCGACGAAGGTGGTACCCCCCACCTCAATGTGCTCGACCTGCAAATGCAGATTCGCCGACTGCCCAAGCCGGTGGTAGCCATGGTCGCCGGCTATGCGATCGGTGGCGGCCATGTGCTGCACCTGGTTTGCGATCTCTCCATCGCGGCCGACAACGCCCGCTTCGGCCAGACCGGACCCCGTGTCGGCAGTTTCGATGCTGGCCTCGGCGCTGGACTGATGGCCCGCACCATCGGTCTGAAACGTGCCAAGGAAGTCTGGTTGCTCTGCCGCCAGTACGACGCCGCCACAGCACTCGACTGGGGCTTGGTCAACGCCGTCGTTCCCGTCGAAAAACTGGAAGCCGAAACCGTTGCCTGGTGCCGCGACATGCTGCAACTGTCGCCAATGGCGCTGCGCATGATCAAGGCCGGCTTCAACGCCGATACCGATGGGCTGGCTGGCATTCAGGAACTGGCCGGCAATGCCACCGGCCTGTTCTACATGAGCGAAGAAGGCCAGGAAGGCCGTAACGCCTGGCTCGAACGCCGCCCACCCGATTTCGGCAAGTACCGCAAACGGCCGTGA
- the menC gene encoding o-succinylbenzoate synthase yields the protein MNIVAADWLPYTLSLRAPWQTSQGAFSERSGRLLRLQATEGLSGWGDAAPLPEFGISEAAATAFADETARLDLIAQKDGLPLNAWLSGELPITSLGVNANLGAIATITSNALKSAADAGFSIVKIKLGQQAVAKEITLLRQLCLELPATLTLRLDANRAWHFAEAKIFVEVCTGLPIEGLEEPLTEADPVALAQLQSAANFPLAIDESIHLLDAHFFQYPPVRRIVIKPARQGGLLASTELALRARASGIEVIITSSLESACGLLACAHLAAAVAPDSIHGLGTADWFLQDTGTAPAIRSGRLQLPGTPGLGFQPAG from the coding sequence GTGAACATCGTTGCAGCCGACTGGCTGCCCTACACCCTCTCGCTGAGAGCCCCTTGGCAAACCAGCCAGGGAGCATTCAGCGAGCGTAGCGGCCGCCTGCTGCGATTGCAGGCAACAGAAGGACTAAGCGGCTGGGGTGATGCCGCCCCGCTGCCCGAATTCGGCATCAGCGAAGCAGCAGCTACGGCCTTCGCCGACGAAACGGCACGCCTTGATCTCATCGCTCAAAAAGATGGGCTGCCGCTCAACGCCTGGCTGAGCGGCGAGCTACCAATAACCAGCCTCGGGGTCAATGCCAATCTGGGAGCGATTGCCACCATCACCAGCAATGCCCTGAAAAGCGCTGCCGATGCCGGTTTCTCTATCGTCAAGATAAAACTTGGTCAGCAAGCCGTTGCCAAGGAAATCACCTTGCTGCGACAACTCTGCCTTGAGCTTCCAGCAACGCTGACGCTACGCCTCGACGCCAACCGGGCCTGGCATTTTGCCGAGGCAAAAATCTTCGTCGAGGTCTGCACCGGCCTGCCCATTGAAGGGCTGGAAGAGCCGCTCACCGAGGCAGATCCAGTCGCTCTCGCTCAATTGCAGTCGGCCGCAAACTTTCCGCTCGCTATCGACGAATCCATCCACTTGCTCGACGCTCACTTCTTTCAGTATCCACCGGTGCGCCGCATCGTCATCAAACCGGCCCGCCAGGGCGGCCTGCTGGCCAGCACCGAACTCGCCTTGCGCGCCCGCGCCTCAGGTATCGAAGTCATCATCACTTCCAGCCTGGAAAGCGCCTGCGGCCTGCTCGCCTGCGCCCATCTGGCAGCAGCAGTGGCACCGGATTCCATCCATGGACTGGGAACAGCCGATTGGTTTTTGCAGGATACCGGAACAGCACCGGCCATCCGCAGTGGCCGGTTGCAGCTACCGGGCACTCCCGGTCTGGGTTTTCAGCCTGCAGGCTGA
- a CDS encoding response regulator, which yields MLTRLYAEDYARCLVAGMSDFIPKPVNPYVLYATLLLWLSVCS from the coding sequence ATGCTGACGAGGCTTTATGCCGAAGATTACGCCCGTTGCCTGGTTGCCGGCATGAGCGATTTCATTCCCAAACCGGTCAATCCGTATGTCCTTTATGCGACTTTGTTGCTCTGGCTGAGCGTTTGCAGCTGA